The nucleotide sequence CTCTTCGTCATCGACCACTACGGAAACCTCGGTTTTGCCTTCGGCCTGCACCGGCATTTCATCTAAAATTTCGGTGGAGGTAAAAAGTTCAAAGTGTATTTTGTCTTTTGGAACCTTATTTTCTTGCAAGGTATCTGAAACCAAATGGATCATGGCCTCGGGGCCACAAAGGTAATAGCCGTCAAAATTTACATCCTTATGCTTGTTCTTAAGGGCATAGTTAACGGTTGAGACATCAATGCGTCCGAAAAGGGAGTCGTCCTCTTGGGTCTGGCTGGTAATGAAATATACATTGAATCGGCCTGCATAGTCCAATTCCAGTTTTGCCAAATCGGTATAGAACATGGTCTCTTTATACGACTTGTTTCCATATACCAGCACGAACTTATTGTTGGGGTTGTCGGCCAATACCGCCTTGGCAATGCTCATGATCGGGGTAATACCGCTACCGGCTGCAAAAGCGGCTATATTCTTGGGCTTCCCGGTAGGTTGAAAGGTAAATCTACCTTCGGGAGGCATGACCTCAAGTATATCGCCGACCTTAAGTTTGGTATTCGCATAATCTGAGAATCCGCCCTTGTCTACTTTTTTGACCCCAATGGTGATAGAATCGCTTTTGGGCGAAGAGCATAGCGAATAGGCTCTTCTAATTTCTTTTCCCTTCAGCTCGGTTTTAATGGTAATATACTGCCCGGGAATAAAATCGAAGGCTTGTATAAGATCTTTAGGTAAGCTAAAAGTTATGGCCACGGAACTAGGCGTGAGCGGTTTGATATGTTTTACGGTCAAGGAATGAAAATGCACCATTATTAATTTTTTGGGTCTAATGTAAACGCGAAAATAAGCATTGAAATAGCCAATTGAAACGGAAAAGATGAAAAAAAGAATACATAAATATCTTATGCATAAGGTA is from Zobellia galactanivorans and encodes:
- a CDS encoding ferredoxin--NADP reductase; this encodes MVHFHSLTVKHIKPLTPSSVAITFSLPKDLIQAFDFIPGQYITIKTELKGKEIRRAYSLCSSPKSDSITIGVKKVDKGGFSDYANTKLKVGDILEVMPPEGRFTFQPTGKPKNIAAFAAGSGITPIMSIAKAVLADNPNNKFVLVYGNKSYKETMFYTDLAKLELDYAGRFNVYFITSQTQEDDSLFGRIDVSTVNYALKNKHKDVNFDGYYLCGPEAMIHLVSDTLQENKVPKDKIHFELFTSTEILDEMPVQAEGKTEVSVVVDDEEFTLTMDKKEIVLDAVLKQNIDAPYSCQGGVCSSCIARVTEGKAEMVKNQILTDGEIADGLILTCQAHPTTPTLKIDYDDV